A single genomic interval of Primulina huaijiensis isolate GDHJ02 chromosome 7, ASM1229523v2, whole genome shotgun sequence harbors:
- the LOC140981833 gene encoding UDP-glucuronic acid decarboxylase 2-like, with translation MGSTDEFSNISYAKKHQKKIYVAYPFHYMFQEQRFVCLLVGIVIACAVFTVIPSNLPRQNERIWLSEDSVQVPRRVAYELHDGFGHHSAGGKVPLGLNSKSLRVLVTGGAGFVGSHLVDRLMARGDSVIVVDNFFTGNKENVLHHFGNPRFELIRHDVVEPIMLEVDQIYHLACPASPVHYKYNPVKTIKTNVMGTLNMLGLAKRVGARFLLTSTSEVYGDPLQHPQNETYWGNVNPIGVRSCYDEGKRTAETLTMDYHRGLNLEVRIARIFNTYGPRMCIDDGRVVSNFVAQALRKQPLTVYGDGKQTRSFQYVSDLVEGLMRLMEGDHVGPFNLGNPGEFTMLELARVVQDTIDPNARIEFRPNTEDDPHKRKPDISKAKKLLGWQPNVPLTKGLPLMVSDFRQRIFGDHTVA, from the exons ATGGGCAGTACTGATGAGTTTTCCAACATTAGCTACGCCAAAAAACATCAAAAGAAAATTTATGTGGCGTACCCTTTTCATTATATGTTTCAAGAGCAAAGATTTGTGTGTCTTCTGGTTGGAATTGTCATTGCTTGTGCGGTTTTCACTGTCATTCCTTCGAATTTGCCTCGGCAGAATGAAAGGATCTGGCTTTCAGAGGATTCGGTTCAGGTTCCTCGTAGGGTTGCTTATGAATTACACGATGGATTCGGGCACCACAGCGCAG GTGGGAAGGTTCCTTTAGGTTTGAATAGCAAAAGTTTGAGGGTTTTGGTCACCGGTGGAGCTGGTTTTGTAGGGAGCCATCTGGTGGACCGTTTGATGGCTCGGGGCGACAGTGTAATTGTCGTTGATAACTTTTTCACTGGAAATAAGGAAAACGTTTTGCACCATTTTGGAAACCCAAGATTTGAGCTCATTCGGCACGATGTAGTTGAGCCCATTATGCTAGAAGTGGATCAAATTTACCATTTGGCCTGCCCTGCTTCTCCAGTGCATTACAAGTATAACCCTGTCAAGACCATTA AAACAAATGTGATGGGAACACTGAATATGTTGGGACTGGCGAAAAGGGTTGGCGCTCGTTTTCTCCTAACGAGCACCAGCGAAGTGTATGGTGACCCTTTGCAGCATCCACAAAACGAGACTTATTGGGGTAATGTCAACCCAATTG GCGTTAGGAGTTGTTATGATGAGGGAAAACGTACAGCTGAGACCTTGACCATGGATTACCACAGAGGACTCAATCTTGAG GTGAGAATTGCTAGGATTTTCAACACTTATGGACCTCGCATGTGCATAGATGATGGGCGTGTCGTTAGCAATTTCGTCGCTCAG GCCTTAAGAAAGCAGCCCTTGACTGTTTATGGGGATGGGAAACAAACCAGAAGTTTCCAATATGTTTCTGATCTG GTGGAAGGTCTAATGCGACTGATGGAAGGCGATCATGTAGGTCCATTCAATCTTGGGAACCCTGGTGAATTCACCATGCTTGAACTAGCTCGG GTGGTACAAGATACAATTGATCCAAATGCAAGGATCGAGTTTAGGCCGAATACAGAAGATGATCCTCACAAGAGAAAACCAGACATTTCAAAGGCCAAGAAGCTTCTCGGATGGCAACCGAACGTGCCTTTAACGAAGGGACTTCCTCTGATGGTGTCGGACTTCAGGCAACGCATATTCGGAGATCATACAGTCGCGTAG
- the LOC140981834 gene encoding uncharacterized protein has protein sequence MGEEKGKLESIREWVVEHKLRAVGTLWASGIVGSMAYNWSQPNMKTSVKIIHARLHAQALTLAALAGAAVVEYYDHKTGAKEERVAKFLEFHQQQPHKD, from the exons ATGGGAGAAGAAAAGGGCAAGCTTGAATCGATCAGGGAATGGGTCGTGGAGCACAAGCTTCGAGCAGTCG GGACTTTATGGGCTAGCGGGATCGTGGGTTCTATGGCGTATAATTGGTCGCAACCAAATATGAAAACCAGTGTCAAGATTATTCATGCTAG GCTGCACGCGCAGGCTCTTACACTTGCTGCCTTGGCTGGTGCTGCCGTTGTTGAGTATTATGATCACAAGACAGGAGCAAAAGAAGAGCGTGTGGCGAAGTTCCTCGAATTTCATCAACAGCAGCCACACAAAGATTGA